TCTGATTATTCGTCCGCGTTTCAGACGATTTAAAATGCCAATACGTCAAACAACAATACCATCGCCACAACAACCCGCACAACCAATCCCCGCGAACGTCCCAACCCCCAGTGTCACGCCCGCACCCGCGCAGCCGCAAAACGCATCAACTATTCCCGAACAAATGTTGACACGTCCACCACGACTAAACATTGCGGTCACACCACAATTATTCAGTGCCCCCCCACCGCAACAGGTTGCCACACCACAAAACGACTGGTCTGAAATACGCGACATATTTGAATCCGCTGGATATACATTCAAGGGCACGCCCCGTATTGGCACAATAACATCTGCACCCATTGCCATCGGCACAGGCGAAGTTTTATGGCTTGGCGCTATCGGTGTACCGACATCTGCCCTGGGCGCGGCCATTGATACACTTAACCAAATATTTTCAGATACACTGGATGACATAATAATAAACGTAAATGGCTTTGTTATTGATGCGCCCGACGCGGCCGCCCCAACCACCCCGGGCATACTAACATTTGACACACCCGCATCCCTGCGTCAATATATGTCTGAACATACAAACCCACCACTGGCCGAAGACGACATCGAAAACTTTGATGCATTTTCCGCCTATATATCAACCGTAATTGATTACATTGGGAAAATTTGATGGAACTAAATGCCGGCACTGCCGAAAAATTAATATCAGATATGGGCATGTCAGACCTGCCCCTGACCCAGGTTCATCCGACCCCCACCATTGTTGCGCCCGATTGGTTTTCGCGATACAAAAAATTGTGTCACGAATTTATGGCATCATTAACAGATTCTGCCGAAACATTGGCGTTTATGAATTTGACCCAAGACGAATTTATGAACATAATTATGGGGCGCGACCTGCCCCAGAATATATCCATTCGGTTTCGCATACCGTTGGTATGGGGTGGCAAACTGGAAATTGATAATTTATTTATGTGTTGGACTTTTCCGCATTCCTACAACATGGATCGATTTATTATTGCCCAGTCTGGCGCACAAACAATATGGATGCCGAACCCCGCAAAAAAGATTTATCTGCCTGCACACACGGCGGGTGGCGGTGACGGCGGCAACGCAACCGAAGACAGACTGGCCCAGATTGGCGCACAAATTGCGGCCGATCGTGATATGTAAAGCAAGACGGTGATAAAAAATGACAACAGACGAATTTTTATCATATATAAAATCGCGCGGGGCGCACCTGGCGGATGCCGTATCACCAAATCAAATTGCGCTGACAAACACTGCACTGCAACAACGTCGTCGCGCCATGTTGCCACAATATATGACCGAACTATATACCAAAACCGGTGGCATTATCTTGGGCAACGGTTATATATTTGGCCCAAAAGAAATCCCCCAGGGCCTGCGTTTTCCCGTCCCAACAATAACCAAAATTAACGAAGACGTATCCAACATTCCCCAAACCATCGGCAAAACTATATTTGGTCGCAACGATTTATTTTGGTTTGCATTTGATGCATTTGGTGTTTGCTATATGCTGGATAATTTAACACTTGCACCATTACGCAAATATGACGATCCACACCGCGCACTAATCGATTGTTTAATCGCAGGAAAAATATAAACAATGAAAAAAATATCTGTATCCTTGTCCGGTCATCAAACCAGCATCACCCTGGAACGCGAATTTATTGACGCCCTGCATGCATTGGCAGCACGCGCCGGCAAACCAATTGCACAAATAATAAATGAAATCGATTGCGCACGCGCACCCGACACCAACCTGTCGTCTGCGGTACGCGTATGGGTACTAAATCAAATGATATTACGCATTGGTACGAATTAAAAATCCGCCTATACGGCGGTTGTTTTATTCATTATCCGGGGGATATATCAAACAACTGGTATAATTATTATATCCAAATGCGCCTGATTGTGTACATTCTATTTTTGCCTTTTTACACATATTTGCACAACGCTTAAAACCAGGCGATTTATCTTCTGTACCAAAATCACATGTGGCATCAACATAGGTATTAAATTTCCCATCCTTGTTTTTCATAACCGTATAAACCTTAATATCTTCACGCCATGTTCCGTGCGCATCATTACACGCACTTCGTGCCTTGGACAAATATTCTGAATATTTTCCACGTGTTGCAGACTGATAAATCGTTCCTTCCACTGCAGTTTGATCAAACCACCAATCCGATTCCAACGGTCGCCACACAGTTTGTCCAGACGCCACAGATTCTACATCTGTATCTGCGAAACAATCCAATTTCATTTCCACATTTGGACATGGCAGAGTATTATTTTCGCATCCGCCACCACGCCGCCTTGATACAAGTACGTCAACCTGAATATTCGCTGGCTTTTGTTTTGCGACAAAATAACTTTCCAATAATTTCTGTTTAGCAAAGGCTATGTCAAACTCTTTATCAAAATCCTTGTAATGTGGAGAAACTAATTCGACTTCAAATTTACATACGCGCCCTGTTATTTGCGACCACATTTCATCAATCTTTGCCTTGGCTACAGATGTCAATCCGTTATCACTGAAAAAATCTGCTTCTGCAATAATAACCCCATCTTGGTTTGATGTTACCGCACCGACATTATTTAACACATCCTTGATTGCCGTATTATCCGGTATTATTTGATTGGGATTCACCATCCCCTGCACCTGCGATTCTGCTGATTGCGATTGTATATTACCAACGACGTTTGACACAGACTCCTCAGAATCTGATTCTACAACAGGTTCTGTAACAGAATTTTTTAACACAATATTTGTATGTGCATTTTCATAATCTTTCTTGTCATATTTATTTTTACCTGAATTAATCGCCAGGTTACCAATCAATGACCCTGCCGCTCCAACAACCGCAGTTATTGCTCCTGTTTTCTTTTTTTCCGCAGTCTCATCTTTTTGTTCTTGCCACATCTTGGCGTCCTGGCTATTTGGATCAGTCAACGCCCGCGCCAACGATGCATATGCACCACCTGTTTTCCCAATCGCTACATCATCATACAATCCAGATGTTGCCGCATTCAAAATCGGTTCAGACTCAATCCCAGGTCGCATCCCCAATGCTTCTTTGCGCACCTTTAAATCATTTGCCAGCGCAACATATTCTGCATACAGTGCAATCAAGTCATTACCACCCGGCAATTCAACATCAACATCACCACCACGCACATTTTTGCCATTACCATAACTGCATGTAAACGTGGCCAGATATGCCCGCATTGCATTTTCCGCATCTGCATACGCATCTTGTTCCGCCGCACCTGATGCCAACATCATACCGCCAATCCCAGTTGCACCAATACCCGCTGCCCCCAACAGTTTATTTGCATCTGATTGTTCCCTGTCTTTGGCGGATTTTGCACTATCTTTTAATTTATCAATATTGTTTTGTGATTCTTGTTGCGCTTGTAAACTATTCACCTGCGGATTTTCACCCGGGACAGCAACCACGTCATCTACAGCTGTTTCGTCATCACTAACAACGGTTGTATCCTGAACATTCGTGGGCGATGTCACACCATCGTCCGTCGTACTGGCACTGTCCCCATCTTCAACTGGCGCGGCAACCACAGCTGTATCGGTCACGGTTTCTTGTGTTGGTGTCGACGTATTTTCCGCATCAGACTGCGCGTTGTCCTCTGTCACTGGCGCAACACATGTCAGGTCTGTTTTTTCCCCATCTATAATAGTTAACTTATATTCTGCATCCATTTTTTTTACACTTTGACAATAACTGTCCGCGACACACCACCCCTGGGACACCCCCGCAGAACTCACAACCAGATACGTCCCCGCCTTGCACTTTGTAGCCACACATTTTAGCCCAGAATTATATTTTCCCGCTGTTGCGAATTGTGGCAAATCGTTTGCGGCACAATTATCACCCGGCCCAATTGTACGCACACAACTTCTTTTATCATCCGACGGTCTATAATTCTGTTTACACTCAGAAATCGAGTTGACCCACACCATGCGGTTTGGATTTTCCTTGTATGTACATGTTTTTGTACACGAAGCCGCGTTGGAATCAGTTATCACATTTGGCGCACATTCTTGATTTTCCAAGACTGTCCCCTCAGGCGAATCGCCACATTTTCTTTCCTGACATTTACCATCTGCAAAAAATCTATTACCGTCACAACTAGCCATCAGACACCCTCTGGGCCACGCACCATCTTCAACAAAATTCCCACCTTGAACCCTGCATCTCTGCTCTGCCCCATCTTGGTACACACAATACCGCGCGCCACTAACACTTAATGTTGTTATTTGACTTTTCTCACACCAATTTGTTTGCTGTTTTTGCCACTCATCCGGCCAACCTTTAACACATTTATAATTATCGCCATATAATGTTTGCAACTCTGCCCCATCCGCAAATGAAAAAGTTCCTTTTCTATACACCGGATTACATTCATAACTACTACCGTTATTCAAATAAAAGAATGATTTATCATCCGATGAACTACTGGCTGCATTCACCTGTCGCCATGGTGCCGCATCACCATATGCAGCATCTAAAATCAGACAAAAAAACAACACAAACAAACAGCGCATTAATCCCCCCGTCAACATCATAATAAAAAACCACTGAAAAAACATCAAGTGGTTGGAGGTTCGTTACAACTTTTCAGGAAATTGTTCGCTTTATTCAATATATTCAAGCGACCTCCAACCCTTTTGGTTGGAGAGATTGCCCGCACACTCTAATTCTGCGCAGACACCTGAAAACACGGGTAACGACACCCCATCACGGCAAAGCCACCGTGACAACTATATTATAACACACAGAAAACAAATAAGAAAGAATAAAAATATTACCTGTATTTGCGCCTACAAAAACCAATCGACACAATTAAAATAATAATCATCCATCCATTCAGTCCAATCACACGATACGGTGTAATATGTGCCCCCCATACAAATCCATCCAGCACCCCCGTCGCGCCAATCGGCAATGATGATATGATTGCGCCATCCGCCCCAACAAACGCGCTAATGCCCGAATAATTTGCACGAATAATCGGCAACCCTGATTCAATTGCATATCGCCGCACCATATCCAGATGCTGATATGTGCCCGGCGTATTACCGAACCAATTATCATTTGTAATATTCACAATTGCATGCACATGCCCCGTATTCCCACCTGGCAACAAAGAATCTGAAAAAATAATTTCATAACAAATCGCAGGCGCAAAAACAAAATCCCCAACCGCAAGCAGTTCTGGTCCACGTCCCGGCATCAAATCAACCGGCGCAGGCAAAAATCCCAACGGTCTATACTCGCCAAATGGCACCAGGTGTGACTTGCTATAAATCTTGTTAATATCACCACCGTCGTTCACAACAACCATAGAATTAGACACCCCATTCCCGTCAAACGTATTTGTCCCCATAACAACGGGACGTCCAATTATTTTTACAAAATCAAATGTATCATTTGGCACAACAACAAACGGATATGTGGTTTCCGGGAACACAACCATATCATATACCCCAGGCTGCGTTGCCAAATTCATTAAATTATTCAAATTGGTTTCCGCACGCGCCAACGCTTCGGCCCGACTGTGTGTTGCCTTTTGCAATTGGGAATTGGCAGGTTGCACAATACGAACCATTGGCCCTGTTGCATCCGCCCCAACATCTGAATATCGCATATTTTGCGCACCAACAAACATTCCACATATGCCCAATAAAAGCATACCAATTAACACCGCCCAACATGCACGACATTTTCTGTCCCGCAAAACTTCAACCAACGCCGCTATTACCCCCACAATAACAAACGTTAATCCCAACGCCCCCCACAACGCCATAGAATTTGCCAACATCGGCAATGGCATTGTTATATTTGCAACCGGATTCCACGGAAATCCTGTAAACATCCATTCACGCGCCCACAGAACCAACGCCCAAACACAGGCAAACAAAATCGCACGCGCCCCACCCGATATACGCATACGCGCAATCGCAACGAACGGCCATGAAAATATCAGCGCACCCGCAATCGCCAATCCAACCACACCTGGAATTGTCCAAATTGCAAACTGTTGGGTTAATTCCGGCACAACATAAATCGAATGCAGAACCCACCAAAAATTTGCCACGGCATACATCGCCCCAAATGGCGACACAC
The genomic region above belongs to Alphaproteobacteria bacterium and contains:
- a CDS encoding aryl-sulfate sulfotransferase translates to MKKISVSLSGHQTSITLEREFIDALHALAARAGKPIAQIINEIDCARAPDTNLSSAVRVWVLNQMILRIGTN
- the lnt gene encoding apolipoprotein N-acyltransferase, encoding MKVYIDAHDKRWDSHKIDFQKIANIVVGAKYKNAEVSIILTNDAEIHEINKTYRNVDRATNVLSFELGDDVLLGDIYISIDTVMREAKEAKISFHDHVAHMVVHGMFHLLGYDHMTDEEAILMEMKEIKVLKKMGIKNPYADDVAVSCNDASCCPGGGVLAFFRRLKIRENGFWQYALYALFGGVASFGFAPFYHWWWTIVGIMGAYWLTVRNENIGGFWRSLLRVSPFGAMYAVANFWWVLHSIYVVPELTQQFAIWTIPGVVGLAIAGALIFSWPFVAIARMRISGGARAILFACVWALVLWAREWMFTGFPWNPVANITMPLPMLANSMALWGALGLTFVIVGVIAALVEVLRDRKCRACWAVLIGMLLLGICGMFVGAQNMRYSDVGADATGPMVRIVQPANSQLQKATHSRAEALARAETNLNNLMNLATQPGVYDMVVFPETTYPFVVVPNDTFDFVKIIGRPVVMGTNTFDGNGVSNSMVVVNDGGDINKIYSKSHLVPFGEYRPLGFLPAPVDLMPGRGPELLAVGDFVFAPAICYEIIFSDSLLPGGNTGHVHAIVNITNDNWFGNTPGTYQHLDMVRRYAIESGLPIIRANYSGISAFVGADGAIISSLPIGATGVLDGFVWGAHITPYRVIGLNGWMIIILIVSIGFCRRKYR